From the genome of Segatella hominis, one region includes:
- a CDS encoding ExbD/TolR family protein: protein MFVRRNKRQVPGVNTASTADISFMLLIFFLVTTSMDVDKGLFRLLPSPEPQKQLKTETIVDKKTLMALHVTADHRLLLNDKPIEVSRLKGEIIQFVNRLGNRHLISIESDREADYDLYFQMQNQIMMAYNELRNQYSMKHFGKAFDALSSSQKESVRKNCQQRVTESYANASVGSDKRVDAMAEEQEHSEEKGGKQ, encoded by the coding sequence ATGTTTGTTAGACGAAATAAAAGGCAAGTTCCTGGAGTGAACACCGCTTCAACAGCAGATATTTCTTTTATGTTGCTGATATTCTTTCTTGTCACGACTTCAATGGATGTTGACAAGGGACTTTTTCGTCTATTACCTTCTCCTGAACCTCAGAAACAGTTGAAGACTGAAACGATAGTAGATAAGAAAACTTTGATGGCTTTGCATGTTACTGCCGATCATCGTTTGCTCTTGAATGATAAGCCTATTGAGGTTTCTCGACTGAAAGGTGAAATCATTCAGTTTGTCAATCGTTTAGGCAATCGTCATCTCATTTCTATAGAGAGCGACAGAGAGGCAGATTATGACTTGTACTTTCAAATGCAAAACCAAATCATGATGGCGTATAATGAACTACGCAATCAATATTCTATGAAGCATTTTGGAAAGGCATTTGATGCCCTGAGCTCCTCTCAAAAGGAGAGCGTTAGAAAGAACTGCCAGCAACGCGTGACGGAGTCTTATGCGAATGCATCGGTTGGTTCTGATAAGCGAGTAGATGCAATGGCAGAAGAGCAAGAGCATTCTGAAGAGAAAGGAGGCAAGCAATGA
- a CDS encoding MotA/TolQ/ExbB proton channel family protein: MISSSLPIWAQEESMGFHQALKTKFIEGNAGFMSLVAIALIIGLAFCIERIVYLSLSEINAKQLMADLDVKVAAGDIEGAKELCRNTRGPVASICYQGLLRIKDTMGDIERSVSSYGSVQVANLEKGCSWITLFIAMAPSLGFLGTVIGMVMAFDQIQQAGDISPTIVASGMKVALLTTIFGIIVALILQVFYNYILSKIEHITSQMEESAISLMDIIAKYKDEN, translated from the coding sequence ATGATATCTTCTTCTTTACCGATATGGGCACAAGAAGAGTCGATGGGATTCCATCAAGCACTTAAGACTAAGTTTATTGAGGGAAATGCAGGCTTTATGTCGCTTGTTGCCATAGCTTTAATTATTGGCTTGGCTTTCTGTATAGAGCGAATTGTCTATCTGAGTCTTTCTGAAATTAACGCTAAGCAGTTGATGGCTGATCTTGATGTGAAAGTAGCTGCGGGTGATATTGAAGGCGCAAAAGAATTGTGTCGTAATACCCGTGGACCTGTTGCCTCTATCTGTTATCAGGGTCTGCTGCGCATCAAGGATACGATGGGTGATATAGAGCGTTCGGTTTCAAGTTATGGCTCTGTGCAGGTTGCTAATTTGGAAAAAGGATGTTCGTGGATTACTCTTTTCATTGCAATGGCTCCTTCTTTAGGCTTTTTAGGTACCGTCATTGGTATGGTTATGGCTTTTGATCAAATTCAGCAAGCTGGAGATATTAGTCCTACGATTGTGGCTTCTGGTATGAAAGTCGCTTTGTTGACAACTATTTTTGGTATCATAGTTGCTCTGATTTTACAGGTCTTCTATAATTATATCTTGTCTAAGATCGAACATATCACCAGCCAGATGGAGGAATCTGCGATTTCTCTGATGGATATTATAGCAAAGTATAAAGATGAAAATTAG
- a CDS encoding ExbD/TolR family protein has protein sequence MSMGFKRRSHEVPGLNTSSLPDLIFTVLFFFMIVTHMRHETVKVKFQVPQGKELTRLTKKSAVTYLYIGRPISAATQPQNDSACVQMNDKLITPSEISDYMSAEKKRMSPEDLQAMVVSIKADKYSKMGVIIDVKQALRQSKALRINYSAEDNGK, from the coding sequence ATGAGTATGGGTTTTAAAAGACGTTCTCATGAAGTTCCTGGCTTGAATACGTCTTCATTGCCGGATTTGATATTTACCGTGCTTTTTTTCTTCATGATAGTTACTCATATGAGGCATGAAACGGTTAAGGTTAAGTTTCAAGTACCACAGGGAAAGGAACTGACAAGATTAACCAAGAAGTCTGCTGTTACTTATCTTTATATAGGAAGGCCTATTTCTGCTGCTACTCAGCCTCAGAATGATTCTGCTTGTGTTCAGATGAACGATAAGTTAATAACTCCTTCTGAAATCTCTGATTATATGAGTGCAGAGAAAAAGCGAATGAGTCCTGAAGACTTGCAGGCAATGGTCGTTTCAATCAAAGCGGATAAGTATTCTAAAATGGGGGTTATTATTGACGTTAAGCAAGCTTTACGCCAATCAAAAGCCCTTAGAATCAATTATTCTGCTGAAGATAATGGAAAATAA
- a CDS encoding TatD family hydrolase, with protein sequence MKIVDTHTHLDGEEFDEDRAEVILRAKEAGVGMVFLPAIDVKTSEAVLKLSHEYPGYAYPMVGLHPEEVKADWKEQLKKIEAILDAHLTAVDGLNGVKYKSDYIAIGEIGLDFYWSREFEKEQLEAFEKQVEWACETGLPLMIHCRKAQNEMLHILRKWKDKLPGGVFHCFTGNQQEAKELLEYDNFVLGIGGVSTFKSSHLREDLPAAVPLERIVLETDSPYMAPVPYRGKRNESAFIVQVMKTLATAYGVSEEEVAKVTNQNVERVFGVKTGQLS encoded by the coding sequence ATGAAAATAGTAGATACACATACTCATCTTGATGGTGAGGAGTTTGATGAAGATCGCGCGGAAGTTATTCTGCGTGCGAAGGAGGCTGGGGTCGGCATGGTGTTTCTCCCTGCTATTGATGTGAAGACATCAGAAGCAGTATTGAAGTTAAGTCATGAATATCCTGGCTATGCATATCCTATGGTAGGACTTCATCCAGAGGAAGTGAAAGCCGATTGGAAAGAACAATTGAAAAAAATAGAGGCTATTTTGGATGCGCATCTTACAGCTGTGGATGGTTTGAACGGGGTTAAGTATAAAAGCGATTACATTGCAATCGGGGAAATCGGACTTGATTTCTATTGGAGCCGTGAGTTTGAAAAAGAACAGCTTGAGGCTTTCGAAAAACAAGTTGAGTGGGCTTGCGAGACGGGACTTCCTCTGATGATACATTGTCGTAAAGCTCAGAATGAAATGTTGCATATATTACGTAAATGGAAAGATAAACTGCCAGGTGGAGTCTTTCACTGTTTTACAGGCAACCAGCAGGAGGCTAAAGAATTATTAGAGTATGATAATTTTGTGCTTGGTATTGGTGGTGTGTCAACGTTTAAGAGCAGTCATTTGCGTGAAGACCTTCCTGCAGCAGTTCCTTTGGAAAGAATCGTTTTAGAGACAGATAGTCCTTATATGGCTCCTGTTCCATATCGTGGTAAGCGTAATGAAAGTGCCTTTATAGTACAAGTCATGAAGACCTTGGCAACTGCTTATGGTGTCAGTGAAGAAGAGGTTGCAAAGGTGACTAATCAGAACGTAGAACGTGTTTTTGGCGTAAAAACGGGACAATTGTCTTAA
- a CDS encoding Lrp/AsnC family transcriptional regulator, whose amino-acid sequence MSKQVLDSLDRKILKLISQDARIPFLEVARACNVSGAAIHQRVAKLTNLGIIKGSQFIIDPEKIGYETCAYVGLYLKNPENFDKVVAELKKIPEVVECHYTTGGMDMFIKIYASNNHHLLEIIHDKLQPLGLSRSETIISFNAAINRQLPLADMEDEVVEDEDVEDEIIN is encoded by the coding sequence ATGTCAAAACAAGTATTAGATTCATTAGACAGAAAGATCCTGAAGTTAATTTCTCAGGATGCACGTATTCCATTTTTGGAGGTTGCACGAGCTTGTAATGTAAGTGGTGCAGCCATTCATCAGCGTGTTGCTAAATTGACAAACTTAGGCATTATCAAAGGCTCTCAGTTTATTATAGATCCAGAGAAGATAGGTTACGAGACCTGCGCATACGTGGGATTGTATTTGAAAAATCCGGAGAATTTCGACAAGGTTGTAGCTGAGTTGAAAAAGATTCCAGAAGTGGTGGAATGTCATTATACGACTGGTGGCATGGATATGTTCATCAAGATATATGCTTCCAACAATCATCATCTCCTGGAAATTATTCATGATAAGCTCCAGCCTTTAGGCTTGTCTAGAAGCGAGACTATCATTTCCTTTAATGCTGCGATTAATCGTCAGTTGCCTTTGGCTGATATGGAGGATGAAGTAGTAGAGGATGAAGATGTGGAAGATGAAATTATCAACTAA